In one Desulfoferula mesophila genomic region, the following are encoded:
- a CDS encoding electron transfer flavoprotein subunit alpha translates to MGVIIDKELCIGCEQCVDACPFDAVEMKREVPEVSDACTLCGSCADVCPEGAITVPEVERAQDDRAAEAKGVWVYAEVRAGQMPEVVAELLGQGRRLAEQLDVELGAVVLGHGLDGAAGELFAMGADVVYAADDPRLADFNDDIYCQVLARLIAEYKPEVLLAGATSIGRSMIPRVATAAATGLTADCTGLAIDPEKRLLLQTRPAFGGNIMATIVCPSARPQMATVRPRVMKRGELRQGAQGRLVTVSLSDEEKSLTKVLEVVQSLEENVNLTGADVVITGGRGVGGPEGFQLVGQLAEALGGVVGATRGAVDSEWIGHAHQVGQTGRTVAPKLYVALGVSGAVQHLVGMQGSDTIVAVNKDPNAPIFDVAHYGIVGDLFKVAPAMLSRLKQLRGQG, encoded by the coding sequence GTGGGCGTGATCATCGACAAAGAACTTTGCATCGGCTGCGAACAGTGCGTGGACGCCTGCCCCTTTGACGCCGTGGAGATGAAGCGGGAGGTTCCCGAGGTAAGCGACGCCTGCACCCTGTGCGGCTCCTGCGCGGACGTCTGTCCCGAGGGAGCCATCACCGTGCCCGAGGTGGAGCGGGCCCAGGACGATCGGGCCGCCGAGGCCAAGGGCGTGTGGGTCTATGCCGAGGTGCGCGCCGGGCAGATGCCCGAGGTGGTGGCCGAGCTTTTGGGCCAGGGCCGCCGCTTGGCCGAGCAGCTGGACGTGGAACTGGGCGCGGTGGTGTTGGGCCACGGCCTGGACGGCGCGGCCGGCGAGTTGTTCGCCATGGGCGCCGACGTGGTCTACGCGGCCGACGACCCCCGCCTGGCCGATTTCAACGACGACATCTACTGCCAGGTGCTGGCCCGGCTCATCGCCGAATACAAGCCCGAGGTGCTCCTGGCCGGAGCCACTTCCATCGGCCGCTCCATGATTCCCCGGGTGGCCACCGCGGCGGCCACCGGCCTCACCGCCGATTGCACCGGGCTGGCCATCGATCCGGAAAAGCGGCTCTTGTTGCAGACCCGCCCCGCCTTTGGCGGCAACATCATGGCCACCATCGTCTGCCCCTCCGCCCGGCCCCAGATGGCCACGGTGCGGCCTCGGGTGATGAAGCGCGGCGAGCTGCGCCAAGGGGCCCAAGGCCGGCTGGTAACGGTCAGCCTGAGTGATGAGGAGAAATCCCTCACCAAGGTGCTGGAGGTGGTTCAGTCCCTGGAGGAGAACGTCAACCTGACCGGAGCCGACGTGGTGATAACCGGCGGGCGTGGCGTGGGCGGCCCCGAGGGCTTCCAGCTGGTGGGCCAGCTGGCCGAGGCCCTGGGCGGGGTGGTGGGCGCCACCCGGGGCGCGGTGGACTCGGAGTGGATCGGCCACGCTCATCAGGTGGGCCAGACCGGCCGCACCGTGGCCCCCAAGCTGTATGTAGCCCTCGGAGTGAGCGGCGCGGTACAACATCTTGTGGGTATGCAGGGTTCTGATACTATAGTGGCGGTCAACAAGGACCCCAACGCGCCCATTTTCGATGTGGCTCATTATGGTATAGTAGGGGACTTGTTTAAGGTGGCGCCGGCCATGCTGTCGCGCCTGAAACAGTTGCGCGGCCAGGGCTAG
- a CDS encoding electron transfer flavoprotein subunit beta/FixA family protein: protein MKIAVCIKQVPDTANVKLDPETHTLKREGVESIVNPFDLFALEAALRIKEAAGGEIVAITMGPPQAEAVIKEAIGFGVDEGLLLSDRAFAGADTWATTATLAGAIEGLGGVDLVICGKQAVDGDTAQVGPGIAQRLGLPHVAFVKGFREITGERLVVERQMDDGYDVVELPLPALMTVVREVGEPRPPSLKGKMRAKKYVVPMRGAAELGLTAEQVGLAGSFTQVVKVFAPTHSGDRRRLQGSDDEMGTQVIDALVENQVIMLGS, encoded by the coding sequence ATGAAGATCGCAGTTTGCATCAAGCAGGTTCCGGACACGGCCAACGTCAAGCTGGACCCCGAAACCCACACCCTCAAGCGCGAGGGGGTGGAGAGCATCGTCAACCCCTTTGACTTGTTCGCCCTGGAAGCGGCCCTGCGCATCAAAGAGGCCGCCGGCGGCGAGATCGTGGCCATCACCATGGGCCCGCCCCAGGCCGAGGCGGTCATCAAGGAGGCCATCGGCTTCGGCGTGGACGAGGGCCTGCTCCTGAGCGACCGGGCCTTTGCCGGGGCCGACACCTGGGCCACCACCGCCACCCTGGCGGGGGCCATCGAGGGCCTGGGCGGCGTGGATCTGGTGATCTGCGGCAAGCAGGCGGTGGACGGCGACACGGCCCAGGTGGGGCCGGGTATCGCCCAGCGCCTGGGCCTGCCCCACGTGGCCTTTGTCAAGGGCTTCCGCGAGATCACCGGCGAGCGCCTGGTGGTGGAACGCCAGATGGACGACGGCTACGACGTGGTTGAGTTGCCCCTGCCCGCGCTGATGACCGTGGTGCGCGAGGTGGGCGAACCCCGGCCGCCGTCGCTCAAGGGCAAGATGAGGGCCAAGAAATACGTAGTGCCCATGCGGGGCGCCGCCGAGTTGGGCCTCACGGCCGAACAGGTGGGCCTGGCCGGCAGCTTCACCCAGGTGGTCAAGGTCTTCGCTCCCACTCACAGCGGTGATCGTCGCAGGCTTCAGGGCAGCGACGATGAGATGGGAACTCAAGTGATAGACGCCCTGGTCGAAAACCAGGTCATCATGCTGGGGAGCTAG
- a CDS encoding acyl-CoA dehydrogenase family protein, with protein sequence MDYFFTEEQEMIRDLCRQIAEERIKPVRAELDEKEEFPHEIMKALAQADLFQIIIPEQYGGLGGGCLENCIAVEELSRACCGVSTSYAASFLGAYPMLLFGSEAQKEKYLPLIGSGEQLCAFALTESSSGSDAGSIKTEAVKDGDSYVLNGSKQWITNGGEAGVYTVVAITDRNKGARGATAFIVEADDPGFSIGKKEVKMGIRASATAELIFNDCRIPADRVLGKEGLGFVVAMRTFDKSRPGVGAQAVGVAQGALDEAASFARVRKQFGKPIITFQAVSHMLADMAVDVEAARALVYATARYIDSGAKDFSKVSAMAKVFPTDMAMRVTTNAVQVLGGHGYMREYPVEKMMRDAKILQIYEGTNQIQRNVIGQELNKEYGRSK encoded by the coding sequence ATGGACTATTTCTTCACCGAAGAACAGGAAATGATCCGCGACCTCTGCCGGCAGATCGCCGAAGAGCGCATCAAGCCGGTCCGGGCCGAGTTGGATGAAAAGGAAGAATTTCCCCACGAGATCATGAAAGCCCTGGCCCAGGCCGACCTGTTCCAGATCATCATTCCCGAGCAGTACGGCGGCCTGGGGGGCGGTTGCCTGGAAAACTGCATCGCGGTGGAAGAGCTCTCCCGCGCCTGCTGCGGCGTTTCCACCAGCTACGCGGCTTCCTTCCTGGGCGCCTATCCCATGCTCTTGTTCGGCAGCGAGGCCCAGAAGGAAAAGTATCTGCCCCTGATCGGCAGCGGCGAGCAACTCTGCGCCTTCGCCCTCACCGAGTCCTCCTCGGGCTCCGACGCGGGCAGCATCAAGACCGAGGCGGTCAAGGACGGCGATTCCTACGTGCTTAACGGCTCCAAACAGTGGATCACCAACGGCGGCGAGGCCGGGGTGTACACGGTGGTGGCCATCACCGACCGCAACAAGGGGGCCCGCGGGGCCACCGCCTTCATCGTCGAGGCCGACGATCCCGGCTTCAGCATCGGCAAAAAAGAAGTCAAGATGGGTATCCGGGCCAGCGCCACGGCGGAGCTGATCTTCAACGACTGCCGCATCCCGGCCGACCGCGTTCTGGGCAAGGAAGGCCTGGGCTTCGTGGTGGCCATGCGCACCTTTGACAAGTCACGCCCCGGCGTGGGCGCCCAGGCGGTGGGCGTGGCCCAGGGCGCCTTGGACGAGGCCGCGTCCTTCGCCAGGGTGCGCAAGCAGTTCGGCAAGCCCATCATCACCTTCCAGGCGGTTAGCCACATGCTGGCCGACATGGCCGTGGACGTGGAGGCCGCGCGGGCCCTGGTTTATGCCACCGCCCGCTACATCGACTCCGGGGCCAAGGACTTCTCCAAGGTCAGCGCCATGGCCAAGGTCTTCCCCACCGACATGGCCATGCGGGTGACCACCAACGCCGTGCAGGTGTTGGGCGGCCACGGCTACATGCGCGAGTATCCGGTGGAGAAGATGATGCGCGACGCCAAGATTCTCCAGATTTACGAAGGCACCAACCAAATTCAACGCAACGTCATCGGGCAGGAGTTGAACAAGGAGTACGGGCGCAGCAAGTAA
- the plsX gene encoding phosphate acyltransferase PlsX, whose amino-acid sequence MRIALDGMGGDNAPEAVVKGALHALAETPPDVEIVLVGQPEVLEPLLERENASSPRLSLHPAAQVVAMDESPSVALRRMPGSSIRVCYDLHKSGEADAVVSAGNSGATMALGAVVMGRLAEVDRPALASAFPALRGPTLLIDVGANVDCSPLMLMQFGYMGSVYAERVMGLSRPKVGILSIGEEPGKGNTAVKQAAEHLKNSGLNFIGNVEGRDMFVGETQVIVCDGFVGNVCIKLVEGFADTFEYFFREYMAHSIKARLGGLLLREQFRDVASRLDYSNYGGAPLLGINGVGLIAHGASSPKAIATAVKMASNTVRAEVTRHLAEGLEQYRGRLLGDIAHS is encoded by the coding sequence ATGCGCATTGCCCTGGACGGCATGGGCGGCGACAACGCCCCCGAGGCGGTGGTCAAGGGCGCCCTGCATGCCTTGGCTGAAACGCCGCCCGACGTGGAAATCGTCCTGGTGGGTCAGCCGGAGGTTCTGGAGCCCCTGCTGGAGCGGGAGAACGCGTCGTCGCCGCGCCTGAGCCTCCATCCGGCCGCCCAGGTGGTGGCCATGGACGAGTCGCCCAGCGTGGCCCTGCGGCGCATGCCCGGCTCCAGCATCCGGGTCTGCTACGACCTGCACAAATCCGGCGAGGCCGACGCGGTGGTGAGCGCGGGCAACTCCGGGGCCACCATGGCCCTGGGCGCGGTGGTCATGGGCCGTCTGGCCGAGGTGGACCGCCCGGCCCTGGCCTCGGCCTTCCCGGCGCTAAGGGGGCCCACTCTGCTCATAGACGTGGGGGCCAACGTTGATTGCAGCCCGCTCATGCTCATGCAGTTCGGCTACATGGGCTCGGTCTACGCCGAGCGGGTGATGGGGCTCAGCCGGCCCAAGGTCGGCATCCTCTCCATCGGCGAGGAGCCCGGCAAGGGCAACACGGCGGTAAAGCAGGCCGCCGAGCACCTGAAAAACAGCGGCCTCAACTTCATCGGCAACGTGGAAGGCCGCGACATGTTCGTGGGCGAGACCCAGGTCATCGTCTGCGACGGTTTCGTGGGCAACGTCTGCATCAAGCTGGTGGAAGGCTTTGCCGACACCTTTGAGTATTTTTTTCGGGAATACATGGCCCACAGCATCAAGGCCCGCTTGGGCGGCCTGCTTTTGCGGGAGCAATTCCGCGACGTGGCCAGCCGGCTCGATTATTCCAACTACGGGGGCGCGCCCCTTTTGGGCATCAACGGGGTCGGCCTGATCGCCCACGGCGCTTCCTCGCCCAAGGCAATCGCCACGGCGGTCAAAATGGCCTCCAACACGGTGCGCGCCGAAGTGACCCGCCACTTGGCCGAGGGCCTGGAACAGTACCGCGGACGGCTTCTGGGCGACATAGCCCACTCCTAA
- the rpmF gene encoding 50S ribosomal protein L32, whose translation MAVPKRRHSTTRRDKRRSHDAITLPNPVACPQCGEAKMPHRVCPSCGTYKGRQVAKAED comes from the coding sequence ATGGCTGTTCCCAAGAGACGTCATTCCACCACCCGGCGCGACAAACGCCGCTCCCATGACGCGATCACCCTGCCCAACCCGGTGGCCTGCCCCCAGTGCGGCGAGGCCAAGATGCCCCACAGGGTTTGTCCGTCTTGCGGCACCTACAAGGGCCGCCAGGTAGCCAAGGCCGAGGACTAG
- a CDS encoding YceD family protein has product MKVALTDIPAEGMELSFSDSAAGPKDLGPQVEAVQQAPSARLWLERDGDMVTARGAYNADLVLSCSRCLGPVPLRLEGELDWAFRPLVQEDREEIQLAEDELEVSFYEDGRVDLGQALRDEIGLALPMAPLCRPQCAGLCPVCGKPVKPGEACCRKDNVDPRWAKLSQLKK; this is encoded by the coding sequence ATGAAGGTCGCGTTGACCGACATCCCCGCGGAAGGCATGGAGCTTTCCTTCAGCGATTCCGCGGCCGGGCCCAAGGATCTGGGCCCCCAGGTCGAGGCGGTGCAACAAGCGCCTTCGGCACGTTTGTGGCTGGAACGCGACGGCGACATGGTTACGGCCAGAGGCGCCTATAACGCGGATTTGGTCTTGTCGTGCAGCCGCTGCCTGGGTCCGGTGCCCTTGCGTCTGGAGGGCGAGCTGGATTGGGCCTTTCGCCCCTTGGTCCAGGAGGATCGCGAGGAGATCCAACTGGCCGAGGATGAGCTGGAGGTGTCCTTTTACGAGGACGGCCGGGTGGACCTTGGCCAGGCCTTGCGCGATGAAATCGGCTTGGCCCTGCCCATGGCCCCGTTGTGCCGTCCACAATGCGCGGGCCTGTGCCCGGTGTGCGGAAAGCCGGTGAAGCCGGGCGAAGCCTGCTGCCGCAAAGACAACGTTGATCCCCGCTGGGCCAAGCTGTCCCAGCTAAAGAAATAG
- the greA gene encoding transcription elongation factor GreA, translated as MSRSLISRPGYQNLQDQLVNLRKIELPANVRAIEEARAHGDLSENAEYHAAKERNAIIMSKISELETLLATAEVVDPLPEPNGRVVFGCRATVYDVEGDEEHSYQIVGSAESDANCGRISMTSPIGQALLGKEEGDEIKVKTPGGMRILEVVSVELVEVE; from the coding sequence TTGTCGCGTTCGCTCATAAGCCGTCCAGGCTATCAAAACCTGCAAGATCAGCTAGTAAACCTGCGCAAGATTGAGCTCCCGGCCAACGTTCGGGCCATCGAGGAAGCGCGGGCCCACGGCGATTTGAGCGAAAACGCCGAGTACCACGCGGCCAAGGAACGCAACGCCATCATCATGTCCAAGATATCGGAGCTGGAGACCCTGCTGGCCACCGCCGAGGTGGTGGACCCCCTGCCCGAGCCCAACGGCCGGGTGGTGTTCGGCTGCCGGGCCACGGTCTACGACGTTGAGGGCGACGAGGAACACAGCTACCAGATCGTGGGATCCGCCGAAAGCGACGCCAACTGCGGCCGCATCTCCATGACCTCGCCCATCGGCCAGGCCCTGTTGGGCAAGGAAGAAGGCGACGAGATCAAGGTCAAGACCCCCGGTGGAATGCGCATCCTGGAAGTGGTCAGCGTGGAGCTGGTCGAAGTAGAGTGA
- a CDS encoding AmpG family muropeptide MFS transporter, translating into MSGLIRQIFNTRMLVSLLMGFACGLPLLLTISLLQAWMRQEGVDLATIGLMALVGLPYTLKFLWAPLLDRYTLPFLGRRRGWMLVAQLCLMAAIVGLGFTQPAQQPTMVALVALLVTFFSATQDILVDAYRREDLSDEELGLGSSLYVNGYRVGMLLASGGGMILADHISFTMVYMVMAGTMLLGVFTTLLCHEPPHPGGTPRTLKEAVVEPFVEYFQRSGALGLLAFVLLYKIGDSMASTMTTPFYLDLGFSKTEIGAVVKLFGFWATIAGGLLGGIIILKQGIRRCLWIFGVLQALSTAGFAVLAGLGHHLTGLAAVIAFENLTSGMGTAAFLAFMASLTDRRFTATQYALLSSLIGVPRVLASAPTGWMAQVMGWQGFFVFCTLAAIPGLVLLLRYAPLRDPAGPK; encoded by the coding sequence ATGAGCGGCCTGATCCGCCAGATATTCAACACCCGCATGCTGGTGTCGCTGCTCATGGGCTTTGCCTGCGGGCTGCCCCTGCTACTCACCATCAGTCTGTTGCAGGCCTGGATGCGCCAGGAGGGGGTGGACCTGGCCACCATCGGGCTCATGGCCCTGGTGGGCCTGCCCTATACCCTCAAGTTCCTGTGGGCCCCGCTGCTGGACCGCTACACCCTGCCCTTTTTGGGCCGCCGCCGGGGCTGGATGCTGGTGGCCCAGCTCTGCCTCATGGCCGCCATCGTGGGCCTGGGGTTCACCCAGCCCGCCCAACAACCCACCATGGTGGCCCTGGTGGCCCTGCTGGTCACCTTTTTCAGCGCCACCCAGGACATCCTGGTGGACGCCTATCGCCGGGAAGATTTGAGCGACGAGGAGCTGGGCCTGGGCTCCTCCTTGTACGTAAACGGCTACCGGGTGGGCATGCTCCTGGCCAGTGGCGGGGGCATGATCCTGGCCGACCACATCAGCTTCACCATGGTCTACATGGTCATGGCCGGCACCATGCTGCTGGGGGTGTTCACCACCCTGCTCTGCCACGAGCCGCCCCACCCCGGCGGCACCCCCCGCACCCTCAAGGAAGCGGTGGTGGAGCCCTTTGTGGAGTACTTCCAGCGCTCCGGGGCCCTGGGCCTGTTGGCCTTCGTGCTGCTTTACAAGATCGGCGATTCCATGGCCTCCACCATGACCACGCCTTTCTACCTGGACCTTGGGTTTTCCAAGACCGAAATCGGGGCGGTGGTCAAGCTTTTCGGCTTCTGGGCCACCATTGCCGGCGGCCTGCTGGGAGGCATCATCATCCTCAAGCAGGGCATACGCCGTTGTTTGTGGATTTTCGGTGTGTTACAGGCATTGAGCACCGCGGGCTTCGCCGTGTTGGCCGGCCTGGGGCACCATCTCACGGGCCTGGCGGCGGTAATCGCCTTTGAGAACCTCACCTCGGGCATGGGCACCGCCGCTTTTCTGGCCTTCATGGCCAGCCTTACCGACCGGCGTTTCACCGCCACCCAATACGCCCTGCTCTCCAGCCTCATCGGAGTGCCCCGGGTGTTGGCCAGCGCGCCCACCGGCTGGATGGCCCAGGTCATGGGTTGGCAGGGTTTCTTTGTTTTTTGCACCCTGGCGGCCATCCCCGGCCTGGTCCTGCTCCTGCGCTACGCCCCGCTGCGCGACCCCGCCGGACCCAAGTGA
- the hflK gene encoding FtsH protease activity modulator HflK → MPMDWTPPPRGTGREPDLNKVINDFKSKIPGFKKAKGLWVVVLIVAAIVLGSTAYYTVGPEENGIILRFGRFVRESGPGLHFKLPLGIENAIKVKTGRVFKEEFGFRVISPGVRSRFSEKGYAEESLMLTGDLNVIEVKWIVQYKIRDPQLWLFAVRDPVAAIRDLSESVMRQIVGNRLSDQVLTLQRVEIAAKAQVELQKLLDSYKTGVQVVTVKLQDVNPPPPVQPAFNEVNEARQQKERMINEAQEAYNREIPKALGEASRVVTEAEGYATEKVNRAQGQAKRFEDVLASYLTAEDVTRRRLYLEAMQRMLANTQKIYVVDEQVRGLLPLLNLGAGKGRATNQDLGQPQGKGVK, encoded by the coding sequence ATGCCCATGGACTGGACCCCCCCACCCCGGGGGACCGGCCGGGAGCCAGACCTGAATAAGGTCATCAACGATTTCAAAAGCAAGATACCTGGTTTTAAAAAGGCCAAGGGCCTGTGGGTGGTGGTGCTCATCGTGGCCGCCATCGTTCTGGGCTCCACCGCCTATTACACCGTGGGGCCGGAGGAGAACGGCATCATCCTGCGCTTCGGGCGTTTCGTGCGCGAATCGGGTCCGGGCCTGCATTTCAAGCTCCCCTTGGGGATAGAAAACGCCATCAAGGTGAAAACCGGCCGGGTGTTCAAGGAAGAGTTCGGCTTCCGGGTCATCAGCCCGGGGGTGAGAAGCCGCTTCAGCGAAAAGGGCTACGCCGAAGAGTCGCTCATGCTTACCGGCGACCTCAACGTGATCGAGGTCAAGTGGATCGTGCAATACAAGATCCGCGACCCCCAGCTGTGGCTGTTCGCGGTGCGTGATCCCGTGGCGGCCATTCGCGACCTGTCGGAGTCGGTGATGCGCCAGATCGTGGGCAACCGCCTGAGCGACCAGGTGCTCACCTTGCAGCGGGTGGAGATCGCGGCCAAGGCCCAGGTGGAATTGCAAAAATTGCTGGACAGCTACAAAACCGGCGTGCAGGTGGTCACGGTCAAGCTGCAGGACGTGAACCCGCCCCCGCCGGTGCAGCCCGCCTTCAACGAGGTCAACGAGGCGCGCCAGCAAAAGGAGCGCATGATCAACGAGGCCCAGGAAGCCTACAACCGCGAGATACCCAAGGCCTTGGGCGAGGCGTCGCGCGTGGTTACCGAGGCCGAGGGCTATGCCACCGAGAAGGTGAACCGGGCCCAGGGCCAGGCCAAACGCTTTGAAGACGTTTTGGCCAGCTACCTCACCGCCGAGGACGTCACGCGAAGGCGATTGTACCTGGAGGCCATGCAGCGCATGCTCGCCAACACTCAAAAGATCTACGTGGTGGACGAACAGGTGCGCGGTTTGCTGCCCTTGTTGAACCTGGGCGCGGGCAAAGGACGGGCCACCAACCAAGACCTTGGCCAACCTCAGGGAAAGGGGGTGAAGTGA
- the hflC gene encoding protease modulator HflC has product MGKKTFPLVVILLVAVLLASGAFFTVTEGQQAIVTQFGKPVGGPYTQAGLYFKVPLIQEVHTFEERLLKWDGSPNQIPTRDKKYIWVDTTARWRITNPLRFLQTVASERGALSRLDDIIDSVVRDQVSSNLLVELVRSSDWIPVTILQRDEKYMPTSSVASGGEDDQARIDTKVKRGRQIITRAMLAEAAKLTPQYGIQVVDIEIKRINYVESVQKQVFQRMISERKRIASQYRSEGEGDKRRILGQMQKELARVRSEAYKKAEEIKGQGDADATRIYGAAYGRNPGFYSLYKTLESYGGAGTEKSDLILSTDSDFYKYLKAPK; this is encoded by the coding sequence ATGGGTAAGAAAACTTTCCCTCTGGTAGTCATCCTGCTGGTCGCCGTCTTGTTGGCCTCGGGAGCCTTTTTCACGGTCACCGAGGGCCAGCAGGCCATCGTCACCCAGTTCGGCAAGCCGGTGGGCGGCCCCTACACCCAGGCCGGCCTCTATTTCAAGGTGCCCCTGATTCAGGAGGTGCACACCTTTGAGGAGCGTCTGCTTAAGTGGGACGGCTCGCCCAACCAGATCCCCACGCGGGACAAAAAGTACATCTGGGTGGACACCACCGCGCGCTGGCGCATAACCAACCCCCTGCGCTTTTTGCAGACCGTGGCCAGCGAGCGCGGGGCCCTGAGCCGCCTGGACGACATTATCGACTCGGTGGTGCGCGACCAGGTCAGTTCCAACCTCCTGGTGGAGCTGGTGCGCTCCAGCGACTGGATACCGGTTACGATCCTCCAGCGTGATGAAAAATACATGCCCACCTCCTCTGTTGCCTCCGGCGGCGAGGACGACCAAGCCCGCATCGACACAAAGGTGAAACGAGGCCGCCAGATCATCACCCGGGCCATGCTGGCCGAGGCGGCCAAGCTGACCCCCCAGTACGGCATCCAGGTGGTGGACATCGAGATCAAGCGCATCAACTACGTGGAAAGCGTGCAGAAGCAGGTCTTCCAGCGCATGATCAGCGAACGCAAGCGTATCGCCAGCCAGTACCGCTCCGAGGGAGAGGGTGATAAACGCCGTATTCTCGGGCAGATGCAAAAAGAGCTGGCCCGTGTCCGCTCCGAGGCCTACAAAAAGGCCGAGGAGATCAAGGGCCAGGGCGATGCCGATGCCACGCGTATCTACGGCGCTGCTTACGGACGCAACCCCGGCTTCTACTCCTTGTACAAAACCTTGGAGAGCTACGGTGGCGCCGGGACGGAGAAAAGCGACCTGATTCTTTCCACGGACAGCGACTTCTACAAGTACCTCAAGGCGCCCAAATAG
- the rplU gene encoding 50S ribosomal protein L21, with the protein MYAVIASGGKQYKVEAGQVLRLEKLAGEVGEKVQLEPVLMIGGEGEPKIGQPFVEGSSVTATIIDQGKAKKVVVFKKKRRKGYKVKRGHRQPYTAVRIEEIPA; encoded by the coding sequence ATGTACGCAGTGATCGCCTCGGGCGGCAAACAATATAAAGTGGAAGCGGGCCAGGTGCTCCGTCTGGAGAAACTGGCCGGCGAAGTGGGCGAGAAGGTCCAGCTCGAGCCGGTGTTGATGATCGGCGGCGAAGGCGAACCCAAGATCGGCCAGCCCTTTGTGGAGGGCAGCAGCGTCACCGCTACCATCATCGACCAAGGCAAAGCCAAAAAAGTGGTTGTCTTCAAGAAGAAGCGCCGCAAGGGCTACAAGGTCAAAAGAGGCCACCGCCAGCCTTACACCGCGGTGCGCATAGAAGAGATTCCGGCTTAG
- the rpmA gene encoding 50S ribosomal protein L27 has translation MAHKKAGGSSRNGRDTAGKRLGVKSSEGSAVRAGNIIVRQRGTQVHPGKGVGMGRDYTIFAVIDGTVKFERLGRDRKQVSVYPF, from the coding sequence ATGGCTCACAAAAAAGCAGGCGGCAGCTCCCGCAACGGACGCGACACCGCCGGTAAACGACTGGGCGTCAAGAGCAGCGAAGGTTCCGCCGTCCGCGCCGGCAACATCATCGTGCGCCAGCGGGGCACCCAGGTCCATCCCGGCAAGGGCGTGGGCATGGGACGCGACTACACCATCTTCGCCGTCATCGACGGCACGGTGAAGTTCGAGCGGCTGGGACGCGACCGCAAGCAGGTCAGCGTATATCCCTTCTAA
- the obgE gene encoding GTPase ObgE, which translates to MRFVDEAIIEVAAGDGGHGCVSFLRERFRPKGGPDGGDGGRGGSVIIQATNRVTTLADHSYLRHFRAKRGGHGQGANKAGRAGEDKLVRVPVGTEVYDHETGELLYDLTSDGQEVVVAQGGRGGKGNAHFATSTNQAPRMAQPGGEGQQFTLRLELKLLAEVGLVGLPNAGKSSLITAASAARPKVADYPFTTLTPNLGVVQLEGRRPFTMADVPGLVAGAHQGAGLGLTFLKHVERTSLFLYVVDLGAEDPVADLWTVREELLAYDPQLASRAAMVAANKMDLSQAQENLAGFRRMVEELGLEVWPISAMSGQGVPELLSALADKLQASRGEDQGEQG; encoded by the coding sequence ATGCGCTTCGTAGACGAAGCCATCATAGAGGTGGCGGCGGGCGACGGCGGCCACGGCTGCGTCAGCTTCCTGCGTGAGCGTTTCCGGCCCAAGGGCGGCCCCGACGGCGGCGACGGCGGCCGCGGCGGCAGCGTAATCATCCAGGCCACCAACCGGGTAACCACCCTGGCCGACCACAGCTACCTCAGACATTTCAGAGCCAAACGCGGCGGCCACGGCCAAGGGGCCAACAAGGCCGGCCGGGCCGGCGAGGACAAGCTGGTGCGGGTGCCGGTGGGCACCGAGGTCTATGACCACGAGACCGGCGAGCTTCTCTACGACCTGACCAGCGACGGCCAGGAAGTGGTCGTGGCCCAGGGAGGCCGGGGGGGCAAGGGCAACGCCCACTTCGCTACCAGCACCAACCAGGCCCCGCGCATGGCCCAGCCCGGCGGCGAGGGCCAGCAGTTCACCCTGCGCCTGGAGCTGAAGCTCTTGGCCGAGGTGGGCCTAGTGGGCCTGCCCAACGCCGGCAAGTCCAGCCTCATCACCGCGGCCAGCGCCGCCCGGCCCAAGGTGGCCGACTACCCCTTTACCACCCTCACTCCCAACCTGGGAGTGGTACAGTTGGAAGGCCGGCGGCCCTTTACCATGGCCGACGTGCCCGGCCTGGTGGCCGGGGCGCACCAGGGCGCCGGGCTGGGGCTCACCTTCCTCAAGCACGTGGAGCGCACCAGCCTGTTCCTCTACGTGGTGGACCTGGGAGCCGAGGACCCGGTGGCCGACCTGTGGACCGTGCGCGAGGAGCTCTTGGCCTACGACCCCCAGCTGGCCTCCCGAGCGGCCATGGTGGCGGCCAACAAGATGGACCTAAGCCAGGCCCAGGAAAACCTGGCCGGGTTCCGCCGCATGGTGGAGGAGCTGGGCCTGGAGGTCTGGCCAATAAGCGCCATGAGCGGCCAGGGGGTGCCGGAGTTGCTGTCGGCCCTGGCCGACAAGCTTCAAGCGAGCCGGGGAGAAGACCAAGGTGAGCAGGGCTGA